The following are encoded in a window of Pseudalgibacter alginicilyticus genomic DNA:
- a CDS encoding ArsR/SmtB family transcription factor yields MNEQIKIFKALSDSTRLKIVWLLTNINEKICVSEIVEVLDEYQYNVSRHLKILKNAKLVEEIKEGKYVYYYLTPIKNAFREMIQETIKTIPESKMDNEINKCKILLAERDK; encoded by the coding sequence ATGAATGAACAGATTAAGATTTTTAAGGCCTTATCCGATTCAACACGATTAAAGATTGTTTGGTTACTTACTAATATCAACGAAAAGATTTGTGTTTCAGAAATTGTTGAAGTTTTAGATGAGTATCAATACAATGTATCACGTCATTTAAAAATATTAAAAAATGCTAAGTTAGTAGAAGAAATAAAAGAAGGTAAATATGTTTATTATTATTTAACTCCAATAAAAAATGCATTTAGAGAAATGATTCAAGAAACCATTAAAACAATACCAGAATCTAAAATGGATAATGAAATAAATAAATGCAAAATACTATTAGCTGAACGCGATAAATAA
- a CDS encoding T9SS type A sorting domain-containing protein: MSPNPTNDYIVVSTSTQEGGYAIYNVSGMKVLSGIISNNNQIDVRNLVNGIYFFKTNNSNSIKFIKE; encoded by the coding sequence ATGTCTCCAAATCCAACAAATGATTATATTGTCGTTTCAACATCCACTCAAGAAGGGGGTTATGCAATTTATAATGTTTCAGGCATGAAAGTGCTAAGCGGGATTATTTCTAACAACAACCAAATAGATGTTAGAAACTTAGTAAATGGAATTTATTTTTTTAAAACAAATAATTCAAACTCAATTAAATTTATTAAAGAATAA
- a CDS encoding ABC transporter permease, with protein MNYEFFIAKRIIGSKAYKSSISAPIIKIGIAAIAIGIVVMMVAIATGIGLQQKIRDKVVAFNGHVTITNYDSNQSQESIVPISADQEFYPEFKTVDGIKHIQAVATKFGVIRTETDFEGAVLKGVGGDYNWDYFKEFLVVGKLPDYTQNRNEDILISEYLANRLHFQLGDKMQMVFAKADPNKLPNIITYTIVGIYNSGYQDFDATYVIGDIRHLQRINGWEPNQIGNFEVFVDNYSDLERKGIEIFQNTPSTLNSQTITEKYYSVFEWIKIFDNNIYGIIGIMILVAGINMITALLVLILERTQMIGILKALGSNNWSIRKLFLYNATYLIMLGLFWGNLIGLGLLFSQKYFKLIPLDPSVYYVTEAPVFISVSYIVALNVGTLVLCLVMLLVPSYIITKISPIKAMRFN; from the coding sequence TTGAATTACGAGTTTTTTATAGCAAAACGCATTATTGGTAGTAAAGCGTATAAAAGTAGTATTTCGGCACCAATAATAAAAATTGGAATTGCAGCCATAGCTATTGGTATTGTGGTTATGATGGTGGCCATTGCCACAGGAATTGGTTTGCAACAAAAGATTAGAGATAAAGTAGTGGCGTTCAATGGTCATGTAACCATTACTAATTACGATAGTAATCAATCGCAAGAAAGTATTGTGCCTATTTCTGCAGACCAAGAATTTTATCCAGAATTTAAAACCGTAGATGGCATCAAGCACATTCAAGCCGTAGCAACAAAATTTGGTGTTATTCGTACTGAAACCGATTTTGAAGGCGCTGTTTTAAAAGGTGTTGGTGGTGATTATAATTGGGATTATTTTAAAGAATTTTTAGTAGTAGGGAAATTACCTGATTATACCCAAAACCGAAACGAGGATATTTTAATATCGGAGTATTTGGCTAATCGCTTACATTTCCAATTAGGCGATAAGATGCAAATGGTATTTGCTAAGGCAGACCCTAACAAGCTTCCTAATATTATTACTTACACGATTGTTGGTATTTATAATTCAGGTTATCAGGATTTTGATGCTACCTATGTTATTGGAGATATCCGCCATTTGCAACGTATTAACGGTTGGGAGCCTAATCAAATTGGTAATTTTGAGGTATTTGTAGATAATTATAGCGATTTGGAACGCAAAGGTATTGAAATATTTCAAAATACACCTTCAACCTTAAACTCACAAACCATAACAGAAAAGTATTATTCCGTTTTTGAGTGGATAAAAATATTTGACAACAATATTTATGGGATTATTGGTATCATGATTTTGGTGGCAGGTATTAATATGATAACTGCTTTATTGGTTTTAATCTTGGAGCGTACCCAAATGATAGGGATTTTAAAGGCTTTGGGAAGTAATAATTGGAGCATCCGAAAATTATTTTTGTATAATGCGACCTATTTAATTATGCTTGGTTTATTTTGGGGAAACTTAATAGGGTTAGGACTACTATTCTCGCAAAAATACTTCAAACTTATTCCTCTGGATCCTAGTGTGTATTATGTAACGGAAGCTCCAGTTTTTATCAGTGTTAGTTACATAGTGGCTTTAAATGTTGGTACACTTGTTTTGTGTTTAGTTATGTTATTGGTACCTTCTTACATCATAACCAAAATATCGCCTATTAAGGCTATGAGATTTAATTAA
- a CDS encoding exo-beta-N-acetylmuramidase NamZ family protein, translating to MRLNVFKNTVFPIIIGVVLIMISCGNGKPKKDKNKTDDNRPKTEELTSNNQHQTIIVGANQTESYLQLLMGKNIGVVANQTSVIFKQPTANNQTPNYTHLIDSLLALKVNIKKVFAPEHGFRGTADAGEIVKDGIDTKTGLPIVSLYGNNKKPTKTQLEDLEFVIFDIQDVGARFYTYISSLHYVMEACAEMEIPLIVFDRPNPNGHYIDGPILESVNKSFVGMHPIPVVHGMTIGEYAKMINGEKWLENGIQCELKVIPIKNYSHDLQYSLPIKPSPNLPNNQAINLYPSLCFFEGTNVNAGRGTDTQFQVFGSPFLNASKYNFKYTPESNEGAKYPKHENKLCYGKNLTETEYLNYLNLNWLIDAYKNTENKVEFFNNFFVKLAGTKILQEQIEKGLTETQIKATWQSGLKSFKKVRNKYLIYE from the coding sequence ATGCGATTAAATGTTTTCAAAAATACAGTTTTCCCGATAATTATAGGGGTTGTTTTAATAATGATTTCTTGTGGTAATGGGAAACCAAAAAAAGATAAAAATAAGACAGATGACAACAGACCGAAAACTGAAGAGCTAACCAGTAATAACCAACACCAAACCATTATTGTTGGTGCCAACCAAACGGAAAGTTATTTACAACTACTTATGGGAAAAAATATTGGGGTTGTTGCTAATCAAACAAGTGTTATTTTTAAACAGCCAACAGCTAATAACCAAACGCCAAATTACACCCACCTTATAGATTCTCTTTTGGCTTTAAAAGTGAATATTAAAAAAGTATTTGCTCCTGAGCACGGTTTTAGAGGTACTGCTGATGCGGGCGAAATTGTAAAAGATGGCATAGACACCAAAACAGGCTTACCCATCGTTTCTCTTTACGGAAACAATAAAAAACCTACCAAAACGCAACTTGAAGATTTGGAATTTGTAATATTCGACATTCAAGATGTGGGGGCACGCTTTTATACGTATATTTCGTCATTACATTATGTTATGGAGGCCTGTGCCGAAATGGAAATTCCTCTAATTGTTTTTGACAGACCAAACCCAAACGGACATTATATTGACGGCCCTATTTTAGAATCGGTAAACAAAAGTTTTGTGGGTATGCACCCCATTCCAGTGGTTCATGGCATGACCATTGGCGAATATGCAAAAATGATTAATGGTGAAAAATGGTTAGAAAATGGTATACAATGTGAATTGAAAGTAATCCCTATTAAAAATTATAGTCATGATTTGCAATATAGTTTACCAATAAAACCGAGTCCAAATTTACCAAACAACCAAGCAATTAACCTCTATCCTAGTTTATGTTTTTTTGAAGGTACAAATGTGAATGCAGGGCGTGGTACAGATACACAATTTCAGGTTTTTGGAAGCCCTTTTCTGAATGCTTCAAAGTATAATTTTAAGTATACGCCAGAATCAAATGAAGGAGCTAAATACCCTAAACATGAAAATAAATTGTGTTACGGCAAAAATTTAACTGAAACTGAATATTTAAATTATTTAAATTTAAACTGGTTGATTGATGCTTATAAAAACACAGAAAACAAAGTGGAGTTTTTCAATAATTTCTTCGTCAAATTGGCGGGTACTAAAATCCTGCAAGAACAGATTGAAAAAGGATTAACAGAAACACAAATAAAAGCAACTTGGCAAAGTGGATTGAAAAGCTTTAAAAAGGTGCGAAATAAGTATTTGATTTATGAGTGA
- a CDS encoding YkgJ family cysteine cluster protein: MQDFINKLPKLAKDKHNESKKFFSKLKKKAPKDLDYVMQELHEDEFERTDCLTCANCCKTTGPLFTDKDIERIAKHFRQKPQQFIDQYLRIDEDNDYVLQSVPCTFLGADNYCSIYEVRPKACREFPHTDRKKFQQISNLTLKNVAMCPAAFNIVEEMKKRIKF; encoded by the coding sequence ATGCAAGATTTTATAAATAAGCTTCCAAAGCTCGCCAAAGATAAGCATAACGAAAGCAAAAAATTCTTTTCGAAACTAAAAAAGAAGGCACCAAAGGATTTGGATTATGTGATGCAAGAGCTACATGAAGACGAGTTTGAAAGAACCGATTGTTTAACCTGTGCCAACTGTTGTAAAACTACTGGCCCATTGTTTACGGATAAAGACATTGAGCGCATTGCAAAGCATTTTAGGCAGAAACCACAACAGTTTATAGACCAATATTTACGCATAGATGAAGATAACGATTATGTGTTGCAAAGTGTGCCATGTACGTTTTTAGGAGCCGACAATTATTGTTCCATTTACGAAGTACGCCCAAAGGCTTGTAGAGAATTTCCGCATACGGATAGAAAAAAGTTTCAGCAAATTTCCAATCTGACATTAAAGAATGTAGCTATGTGTCCAGCTGCTTTCAATATTGTTGAAGAGATGAAAAAACGTATTAAGTTTTAA
- a CDS encoding class I SAM-dependent methyltransferase, which yields MKDLFGNALLDYQNGNYTEDIITSTNISDDDVLPLPYLFRGFKAMPKLEQKALNLAKGSILDVGCGAGSHSLYLQQKGFQVKAIDISKGAIEVAKQRGVLNAEVKAVLEETEMFDSILLLMNGTGIFQELSLVSKYLKYLKGLLNTNGQILMDSSDIKYMYEDEDGGIWIDSNSNYYGELDYFLSYKGEKETPMKWLYLDFKTLQLACETVGLQCELVLEGEHFDYLAKLS from the coding sequence ATGAAAGACCTTTTCGGAAACGCCTTATTAGATTATCAAAACGGAAATTATACCGAGGACATCATCACCTCAACCAATATTTCGGATGACGATGTATTGCCCCTGCCCTATCTTTTTCGCGGTTTTAAAGCTATGCCAAAATTGGAGCAAAAGGCTTTAAATTTGGCAAAGGGTTCGATTTTAGATGTGGGCTGTGGTGCGGGTAGTCATAGTTTATATTTACAACAGAAAGGTTTTCAGGTTAAAGCCATTGATATATCAAAAGGTGCTATTGAAGTTGCCAAACAACGTGGCGTTTTAAATGCAGAAGTAAAAGCTGTTTTAGAGGAAACTGAAATGTTTGATTCTATTTTATTACTAATGAATGGCACAGGCATTTTTCAAGAACTCTCTCTAGTTTCAAAATATTTAAAGTATTTAAAAGGTTTATTGAATACTAACGGACAGATTTTAATGGATTCCTCGGATATTAAATATATGTACGAAGATGAAGATGGCGGTATTTGGATTGATAGTAATTCCAATTATTATGGCGAATTGGACTATTTTTTATCGTATAAAGGCGAAAAAGAAACCCCTATGAAATGGTTGTATTTAGATTTTAAAACGTTACAACTGGCTTGTGAAACGGTTGGCTTACAATGTGAATTGGTTTTAGAAGGGGAACATTTTGATTATTTGGCTAAATTAAGCTAA
- a CDS encoding DUF1287 domain-containing protein, protein MEKFFFVILFFGLNLCISQTTKQQLSLSDAALKLTEQTVTYDPSYFAIPYPNGDIPKDKGVCTDVVIRAYRQVGIDLQKEVYEDMKAHFNVYPKIWGLKRTDRNIDHRRVPNLMVYFKRKGAEKPITSNSKDYKPGDVVCWNLEGAITHIGIVVDKKSDDGKRNLIVHNIGNGQVLEDCLFDFKIIGHYRFSLI, encoded by the coding sequence ATGGAGAAATTTTTTTTCGTTATTCTGTTTTTTGGTTTAAATCTATGTATTTCACAAACAACTAAACAACAATTATCCTTATCTGATGCTGCTTTAAAACTTACAGAACAAACCGTTACTTACGACCCCAGTTACTTTGCTATTCCTTACCCAAATGGCGACATTCCTAAAGACAAAGGGGTTTGTACAGATGTGGTCATTCGGGCATATAGACAAGTTGGAATTGATTTACAAAAAGAAGTTTATGAGGATATGAAAGCGCATTTTAATGTGTATCCTAAAATATGGGGTTTAAAAAGAACAGATAGAAATATTGATCATAGACGTGTCCCTAATTTAATGGTTTATTTTAAAAGAAAAGGCGCTGAAAAACCTATTACCAGCAATTCAAAAGATTACAAACCAGGCGATGTGGTTTGCTGGAATTTAGAAGGTGCCATTACGCATATTGGAATTGTAGTTGATAAAAAATCAGATGATGGTAAGCGAAACTTAATTGTGCATAATATTGGCAACGGACAAGTTTTAGAAGATTGCCTTTTTGATTTTAAGATTATTGGGCATTATAGATTTAGCTTAATTTAG
- a CDS encoding tetratricopeptide repeat protein, translating into MIFKNIVYLLITAAFSLQITAQQTASYTNDLVDYQKALLLYNNQQYQASQTLFTHVKKTAKDEVLLSDCDYYIANCAVRLNQQNADRLVTNFVENHPTSTKRNTAYVDVADYYFVNGKYSYARKWYNKVDESALGRSELNKFYFNNGYSAFSTKQYNDAKKYLSRVESTKEYGSQAKYYIGFMAYEGDDYDAANAYFEQVTDQERYKEKLSYYQADLNFKLGKFEKAIELAQTQIKKSDANEVSELSKIIGESYFNLEQYAEAIPYLTQYKGKKGKWNNTDFYQLGYAYYKQGDYEKAISEFNKIVGGRDATAQNAYYHLGESYINLNKKQEALNAFRNASQMDFDLKIQEDAWLNYAKISYEIGNPYQSVPQVLTAYLDKYPNTSYKDEVETLLIDSYITSKNYKEALRLLEGKNSFENKVAYQKVAFYRGLELYNDNNFHEAADLFNKSLKESKDAKFTSRATFWKAESDYNVANYDDALIGFKQFKQQAQSALTPEIANIDYNLAYTYFKQKNYPKAIEHFNQFLKNSNAEGVRLNDAYLRLADAHFVTSNYDEAIIAYENAIKAGEIDADYAFFQKAISVGYLGNSSKKISELEQFISKYQKSKLRDDAMYELGNSYVKVNNTEKAMQTYERLNTEYRMSSFVPKSLLRQGLVYYNDSKNEVALTKFKKVAGDYPNTPEAVQAVSTARLIYIDLGRVNEYATWVKSLDYVDVTDADLDNATYEAAEKQYLENNTDKAIKQFNGYLSQFANGLHVLPAHFYLAKMYTNKDLSDNAAPHYKYVVEATRSEFTEEALLNLSQFYLVNKNWNTVLPLLKRLEEEANFPQNVVFAQSNLMKANYQLENYSEAVSYAEKVLTNSKIDNKIKSDANIIIARSAMKTGNEAKAKIAYIEVEKTATGEMAAEALYFDAYFKNKDGKFEASNTAVQKLAKDFSGYKYYSAKGLVLMAKNFYALKDAFQATYILESVIQNFKEFDEVVSEAQTELSKIKTEEAKTNSSITTEEN; encoded by the coding sequence ATGATTTTTAAGAATATAGTTTATTTATTGATTACTGCTGCTTTTAGTCTTCAAATTACTGCACAGCAAACAGCATCTTACACCAACGATTTAGTTGATTATCAAAAAGCATTGTTGCTATATAACAATCAGCAATATCAAGCATCACAAACGTTATTCACGCATGTTAAAAAAACTGCTAAAGATGAAGTTTTACTGTCTGATTGCGATTATTATATTGCTAATTGTGCCGTACGTTTAAACCAACAAAATGCAGATAGATTGGTGACTAATTTTGTTGAAAATCACCCAACAAGTACCAAGCGAAATACGGCTTATGTGGATGTAGCAGATTATTATTTTGTAAACGGGAAATATTCGTATGCTAGAAAGTGGTATAACAAAGTAGATGAAAGTGCTTTAGGACGAAGCGAACTGAATAAATTTTATTTCAATAATGGCTATTCGGCGTTTTCAACAAAACAATATAATGATGCTAAAAAATATTTAAGTCGCGTAGAAAGCACCAAAGAATATGGATCGCAAGCCAAATATTATATCGGTTTTATGGCTTATGAAGGCGATGATTACGATGCGGCTAATGCATATTTTGAACAAGTAACAGATCAAGAGCGTTACAAAGAAAAGCTATCCTATTATCAAGCTGATTTAAACTTTAAATTAGGGAAATTTGAAAAAGCAATTGAGTTGGCTCAAACTCAAATTAAAAAAAGTGATGCCAATGAAGTGTCTGAACTTTCTAAAATTATTGGCGAAAGCTATTTTAATTTAGAACAATATGCTGAAGCCATACCATATTTAACTCAATATAAGGGGAAAAAAGGTAAGTGGAATAATACCGATTTTTATCAATTAGGTTATGCTTATTATAAGCAAGGCGATTATGAAAAAGCTATTTCCGAATTCAATAAAATTGTTGGAGGTAGAGATGCAACTGCTCAAAATGCCTATTATCATTTAGGCGAAAGTTATATCAATTTAAATAAAAAACAAGAAGCTTTAAATGCATTTAGAAATGCTTCGCAAATGGATTTTGATTTAAAAATTCAAGAAGATGCTTGGTTGAATTACGCTAAAATTAGTTATGAAATTGGAAACCCTTACCAATCGGTACCACAGGTATTAACAGCTTATTTAGATAAATATCCTAATACAAGCTATAAAGATGAAGTAGAAACGCTTTTAATCGATTCATACATCACTTCTAAAAATTATAAAGAAGCTTTAAGGTTATTAGAAGGTAAAAATAGTTTTGAAAATAAAGTTGCTTACCAAAAAGTAGCTTTTTACAGAGGCTTAGAACTTTATAACGACAATAATTTTCATGAAGCAGCAGATTTGTTTAATAAATCATTAAAAGAATCTAAAGACGCCAAGTTTACTTCTAGAGCCACTTTTTGGAAGGCAGAATCTGATTATAATGTTGCAAATTATGATGATGCTTTAATAGGATTTAAACAGTTTAAACAACAAGCACAATCAGCTTTAACACCAGAAATAGCGAATATTGATTATAATTTAGCATACACATATTTTAAACAAAAAAATTACCCAAAAGCAATTGAGCATTTTAATCAGTTTTTAAAAAACAGCAATGCAGAAGGTGTCAGATTGAACGATGCCTATTTGCGTTTGGCTGATGCACATTTTGTGACTAGTAATTATGATGAAGCCATTATTGCTTATGAGAATGCAATTAAAGCAGGCGAAATTGATGCTGATTATGCTTTTTTTCAAAAAGCCATTAGTGTGGGATATTTAGGAAATAGTTCTAAAAAAATATCAGAATTGGAGCAGTTTATTTCAAAATATCAAAAATCTAAACTTCGTGATGATGCCATGTATGAATTAGGGAATTCGTATGTAAAGGTTAATAATACTGAAAAAGCCATGCAGACCTACGAGCGTTTAAATACGGAGTATAGGATGAGTTCGTTTGTGCCAAAATCCTTATTACGTCAAGGGTTGGTATATTATAATGATAGTAAAAATGAAGTGGCATTAACCAAGTTTAAAAAAGTGGCGGGCGATTATCCTAATACACCAGAGGCTGTTCAAGCGGTGTCAACAGCACGTTTAATTTATATTGATTTGGGGCGTGTAAATGAATATGCTACGTGGGTAAAGTCGCTTGATTATGTGGATGTAACTGATGCAGATTTGGACAACGCAACTTATGAAGCTGCAGAAAAGCAATATTTAGAAAACAATACAGATAAAGCCATTAAACAATTTAATGGATATTTAAGTCAGTTTGCAAATGGATTACACGTATTACCAGCACATTTTTACTTAGCAAAAATGTACACTAATAAGGATTTAAGTGATAATGCAGCACCACACTATAAATACGTGGTGGAAGCTACCAGAAGCGAATTTACAGAGGAAGCTTTATTGAATTTAAGTCAGTTTTATTTAGTAAACAAAAATTGGAATACTGTATTACCGTTGTTAAAACGTTTGGAAGAAGAGGCTAATTTTCCTCAAAATGTGGTGTTTGCTCAATCCAATTTAATGAAAGCCAATTATCAGTTGGAGAATTATAGCGAAGCTGTTAGTTATGCTGAAAAAGTGCTGACTAATTCTAAGATTGATAACAAAATAAAGAGTGATGCAAATATTATTATTGCACGTTCGGCTATGAAAACGGGCAATGAAGCTAAGGCAAAAATAGCATATATCGAAGTAGAAAAAACAGCCACAGGTGAAATGGCTGCTGAAGCTTTATATTTTGATGCTTATTTTAAAAATAAAGATGGAAAGTTTGAAGCATCCAATACGGCAGTTCAAAAATTGGCTAAAGATTTTTCAGGATATAAGTACTATAGTGCAAAAGGATTGGTGTTGATGGCTAAGAATTTTTATGCTTTAAAAGATGCCTTTCAAGCTACCTATATTCTGGAAAGTGTTATTCAGAATTTTAAAGAATTTGATGAGGTGGTTTCCGAAGCACAAACAGAATTAAGTAAGATAAAAACTGAAGAAGCTAAAACAAATTCATCAATTACTACTGAAGAAAATTAA
- a CDS encoding cell division ATP-binding protein FtsE, with product MSTPILQLKDASIYQGDSLVLSNVNIEVNKGDFVYLIGKTGSGKSSLMKILYGDLSLTEGEGHIVEYNLKNLKEKDIPFLRRKLGVVFQDFKLLIDRTINDNLLFVLKATGWKDKKEMATRVEEVLTKVGMKTKGFKYPHELSGGEQQRIAIARALLNDPELILADEPTGNLDPQTSVEVMEVLQQINKNGNTILMATHDYALLLKYPSKTLKCDENQVYEVVQRKG from the coding sequence ATGTCCACTCCTATTTTACAATTAAAAGATGCCTCTATTTATCAAGGAGATAGCTTGGTCCTTTCCAATGTCAATATTGAAGTCAACAAAGGAGATTTTGTGTATTTAATTGGAAAAACCGGTTCTGGAAAAAGTAGTTTAATGAAAATTCTTTATGGCGATTTATCATTAACAGAAGGTGAAGGACATATTGTAGAATACAATTTAAAAAATTTAAAGGAAAAAGACATTCCGTTTTTAAGACGAAAATTAGGTGTTGTTTTTCAAGATTTTAAATTATTAATTGACAGAACAATTAATGATAATTTACTATTTGTTTTGAAAGCCACAGGCTGGAAAGACAAAAAGGAAATGGCTACCAGAGTTGAAGAAGTTTTAACCAAAGTTGGCATGAAAACCAAAGGATTTAAATATCCACACGAACTTTCTGGAGGCGAGCAACAACGTATTGCTATTGCCCGCGCTTTATTAAACGACCCTGAACTCATACTTGCCGATGAGCCTACTGGTAATTTAGACCCACAAACCAGTGTAGAGGTTATGGAAGTGCTGCAACAAATCAACAAAAATGGCAATACTATTTTAATGGCTACACATGATTATGCGCTTTTATTAAAATACCCAAGCAAAACACTTAAGTGTGATGAGAATCAGGTTTATGAGGTTGTGCAACGGAAAGGATAA
- a CDS encoding glycosyltransferase family 2 protein, translated as MLSILIPTYNYNTYPLAVQIENLAVKSGIQFEIICIDDGSNSILNHKNEKINTLTNSQFIAAENNVGLSNNRNVLAQASKFDYLLFIDGDSIIIDDFFITNYLEAINKNTDVVYGGRVHPKNVESNRKLRWKYGVYVEDLPASVRKKNTYKCVLFNNTLIKKTIFNNIKFEKSIVNYGHEDTVFAYKINKLKLSVLHIDNPILHGDVDFNEVFLSKTKKSLNNLNSIYKTNLVDSNFITFLKVFNKLKLLKLNYLLAYFYRITKPYYRLQLTSKHPSLFVFNVFRLTYFCNINLKK; from the coding sequence ATGCTATCTATATTAATACCCACATATAATTATAACACATATCCTTTAGCTGTCCAAATTGAAAATTTAGCGGTCAAATCTGGCATTCAATTTGAAATAATTTGTATTGATGATGGTTCAAATTCCATTTTAAATCATAAAAATGAAAAAATAAACACGTTAACCAACAGTCAATTTATAGCTGCAGAAAACAATGTTGGACTAAGCAATAACAGGAATGTATTGGCTCAAGCCTCTAAGTTTGATTATCTTTTATTTATTGACGGAGACTCAATTATAATTGATGATTTTTTTATTACAAATTATTTAGAAGCTATTAATAAAAATACCGATGTTGTTTACGGTGGAAGAGTTCACCCTAAAAATGTAGAATCTAACAGGAAATTACGTTGGAAATATGGCGTATATGTTGAAGATTTACCCGCATCAGTTCGAAAAAAAAACACATATAAATGTGTGTTATTTAATAATACATTGATAAAAAAAACGATATTTAATAACATAAAATTTGAAAAAAGTATTGTTAATTATGGGCATGAAGACACCGTTTTTGCATACAAAATAAACAAACTTAAATTAAGTGTTTTACATATCGACAATCCCATTTTACATGGTGATGTAGATTTTAACGAGGTGTTTTTATCTAAAACAAAGAAGTCTTTAAATAACCTAAATAGCATTTACAAAACAAATTTGGTTGACTCCAATTTCATAACGTTTTTAAAAGTATTTAATAAATTAAAACTTTTAAAACTCAACTACCTATTAGCTTATTTTTACCGTATTACCAAACCCTATTATAGGTTACAATTAACTTCAAAACATCCCTCTTTATTTGTATTCAATGTTTTTAGATTAACCTATTTTTGTAATATTAATTTAAAAAAATGA
- a CDS encoding glycosyltransferase family 2 protein yields MIPFFSIIIPLYNKESYIYNTLLSIINQTHTDFEVIVIDDGSTDESFNIASKIKDPRIHVFQQKNKGAAITRNNGIEMSTGKFIALLDADDLWHPNHLKELQKQINLFPDAGLYCNNYEVKHHNEFTKPASFNFEYKQECLIIEDFFRANIINFIATSSSVAFLKSSFKTIGGYNPEFEIAEDLDLWVRFALKYKISFNPIITMAYNFHVNNSLSKQEINEIRYRFINHYYKEEKENPSLKLYMDINRYALGLRCKLNKEKSIYKKVKLEIDYKNLNWKQRILLNSPIFLLKLARQFQQFSIKNNIYFSAFK; encoded by the coding sequence ATGATCCCTTTTTTCTCTATAATAATCCCGCTTTACAATAAGGAAAGCTACATTTACAACACATTGCTAAGTATTATAAATCAGACTCATACTGATTTTGAAGTTATTGTTATAGATGATGGGAGTACGGATGAAAGTTTTAATATAGCCTCAAAAATAAAAGACCCACGCATTCATGTTTTTCAACAAAAAAATAAAGGAGCAGCCATAACAAGAAACAATGGCATTGAGATGTCTACAGGAAAATTTATTGCTCTTTTAGATGCTGATGATTTATGGCATCCCAACCATTTGAAAGAGTTACAAAAACAAATAAACTTGTTTCCAGACGCTGGATTATACTGTAATAATTATGAAGTAAAACACCATAATGAATTTACAAAACCTGCTTCATTTAATTTTGAATATAAACAAGAATGCTTAATCATTGAAGATTTTTTTCGAGCAAACATCATCAATTTTATTGCTACCTCATCGTCTGTTGCTTTTTTAAAATCTTCATTTAAAACCATTGGAGGGTACAACCCTGAATTTGAAATAGCAGAAGACTTGGATTTATGGGTTCGTTTTGCTTTAAAATACAAAATAAGCTTCAATCCAATAATTACGATGGCATATAATTTTCATGTTAATAATAGTCTTTCAAAACAAGAAATTAACGAAATTAGATATCGCTTTATTAATCATTACTACAAAGAAGAAAAAGAAAATCCATCTTTAAAACTTTATATGGATATTAATCGATATGCTCTCGGGTTGCGATGTAAACTAAATAAAGAAAAAAGTATTTACAAAAAAGTAAAACTTGAAATAGACTACAAGAACCTCAACTGGAAACAAAGAATACTCCTAAACTCTCCAATTTTCTTATTGAAATTAGCCAGGCAATTTCAACAGTTTTCAATCAAAAACAATATTTATTTTAGTGCCTTTAAATAA